One window of Pelobates fuscus isolate aPelFus1 chromosome 9, aPelFus1.pri, whole genome shotgun sequence genomic DNA carries:
- the LOC134573207 gene encoding histo-blood group ABO system transferase 1-like isoform X1: MSYIWYTSRTNVWHRVLLFASNAEDVSSADQIQEPKLLQRMLYEKPQALTPPRTDVVMMTPWLAPIVWNGTYNIDILNAQFQLRGVRIGLAMFAIKKYVVFLKQFIETAEKFFMVGHEVNYYILTDRVEEVRQYNFKLGEGRQVFILKSPTYKRWQDICFRRMEMIRNYTRDRFSNEVDYLAVADIDMQFSDDVGVESLSELFGTIHPGYYNAPRQSFTYERRPESRAYIPNDEGDFYYAAGYFGGTTEEIYKLTNYCHNGIMADREKNIEAIWHEESHLNKYFIYYKPTKLLSPEYLWDNRMGIPGFLKRRRFVAVPKNHNEIRNKRSIKKNRTSKKAKH; the protein is encoded by the exons ATGTCATACATCTG gtaTACGTCTAGAACCAATGTTTGGCACCGTGTCTTACTATTTGCAAGCAATGCCGAGGA TGTATCCAGTGCAGACCAAATACAAGAACCAAAACTTCTTCAACG GATGCTGTATGAGAAGCCGCAAGCTCTTACCCCACC GAGAACTGATGTGGTGATGATGACACCGTGGCTTGCCCCTATTGTTTGGAATGGTACCTATAACATTGATATATTGAATGCCCAGTTCCAATTAAGAGGAGTTCGCATTGGCCTTGCGATGTTTGCCATTAAAAA gtatgtAGTGTTCCTTAAACAATTCATAGAAACAGCTGAAAAATTCTTCATGGTAGGACATGAAGTCAACTATTACATACTCACTGACCGAGTCGAGGAGGTACGCCAGTACAATTTTAAACTTGGTGAAGGGAGACAGGTATTTATTCTGAAGTCTCCCACGTACAAAAGGTGGCAGGATATCTGCTTCAGACGCATGGAGATGATTCGCAATTACACTCGTGACAGATTCAGCAATGAGGTTGACTACCTGGCTGTGGCGGATATTGACATGCAGTTCAGTGACGATGTTGGCGTAGAGAGCTTAAGTGAATTGTTTGGGACCATACATCCTGGTTACTATAACGCACCTCGACAGAGTTTTACGTATGAACGGCGGCCAGAGTCTAGAGCCTACATTCCAAATGATGAGGGGGACTTTTATTACGCAGCAGGTTACTTTGGGGGTACAACAGAAGAAATATACAAACTGACCAATTACTGCCATAATGGCATAATGGCGGACAGAGAGAAAAATATTGAAGCTATATGGCATGAAGAGAGCCATTTAAacaaatactttatttattacaaACCGACAAAGCTCCTTTCACCTGAATATTTATGGGACAACCGTATGGGTATCCCAGGATTCCTTAAAAGACGAAGATTTGTTGCTGTTCCAAAAAACCATAATGAAATCCGGAACAAaaggtcaataaaaaaaaacagaaccagTAAAAAGGCtaagcattaa
- the LOC134573207 gene encoding histo-blood group ABO system transferase 1-like isoform X2 produces the protein MSYIWMLYEKPQALTPPRTDVVMMTPWLAPIVWNGTYNIDILNAQFQLRGVRIGLAMFAIKKYVVFLKQFIETAEKFFMVGHEVNYYILTDRVEEVRQYNFKLGEGRQVFILKSPTYKRWQDICFRRMEMIRNYTRDRFSNEVDYLAVADIDMQFSDDVGVESLSELFGTIHPGYYNAPRQSFTYERRPESRAYIPNDEGDFYYAAGYFGGTTEEIYKLTNYCHNGIMADREKNIEAIWHEESHLNKYFIYYKPTKLLSPEYLWDNRMGIPGFLKRRRFVAVPKNHNEIRNKRSIKKNRTSKKAKH, from the exons ATGTCATACATCTG GATGCTGTATGAGAAGCCGCAAGCTCTTACCCCACC GAGAACTGATGTGGTGATGATGACACCGTGGCTTGCCCCTATTGTTTGGAATGGTACCTATAACATTGATATATTGAATGCCCAGTTCCAATTAAGAGGAGTTCGCATTGGCCTTGCGATGTTTGCCATTAAAAA gtatgtAGTGTTCCTTAAACAATTCATAGAAACAGCTGAAAAATTCTTCATGGTAGGACATGAAGTCAACTATTACATACTCACTGACCGAGTCGAGGAGGTACGCCAGTACAATTTTAAACTTGGTGAAGGGAGACAGGTATTTATTCTGAAGTCTCCCACGTACAAAAGGTGGCAGGATATCTGCTTCAGACGCATGGAGATGATTCGCAATTACACTCGTGACAGATTCAGCAATGAGGTTGACTACCTGGCTGTGGCGGATATTGACATGCAGTTCAGTGACGATGTTGGCGTAGAGAGCTTAAGTGAATTGTTTGGGACCATACATCCTGGTTACTATAACGCACCTCGACAGAGTTTTACGTATGAACGGCGGCCAGAGTCTAGAGCCTACATTCCAAATGATGAGGGGGACTTTTATTACGCAGCAGGTTACTTTGGGGGTACAACAGAAGAAATATACAAACTGACCAATTACTGCCATAATGGCATAATGGCGGACAGAGAGAAAAATATTGAAGCTATATGGCATGAAGAGAGCCATTTAAacaaatactttatttattacaaACCGACAAAGCTCCTTTCACCTGAATATTTATGGGACAACCGTATGGGTATCCCAGGATTCCTTAAAAGACGAAGATTTGTTGCTGTTCCAAAAAACCATAATGAAATCCGGAACAAaaggtcaataaaaaaaaacagaaccagTAAAAAGGCtaagcattaa